In Syngnathus acus chromosome 21, fSynAcu1.2, whole genome shotgun sequence, one genomic interval encodes:
- the casq2 gene encoding calsequestrin-2, with protein sequence MLALWLVLLPCLGLVPVAPAEKGLEFPQYDGKDRVLDINDKNYKKALKQYDMLCLFYHEPLADNKEQQKQHQMTELVLELVAQVMEEKDIGFGMVDSQKDAKVSKKLGLEEEGSVYVFKADRVIEFDGWLSANTLVEFLLDLLEEPVEVIDNALELRAFDRMEEDIRVIGYFKGEDSEHYDAFKEAAEQFQPYIKFFATFDKSVAKELTLKLNEVDFYEPFMEEPVTIPGKPLSEDDLVDFINENRRPTLRKLRAEDMFETWEDDIEGIHIVAFAEEEDPDGFEFLEILKEVARDNTHVQELSIVWIDPDDFPLLIPYWEKTFKVDLFRPQIGVVNVTDADSVWLLMEEEEDLPTAQELEDWIEDVLSGKVNTEDDDDDDDDDDDDDDDDDDDDDDDDDDE encoded by the exons ATGCTCGCCCTCTGGTTGGTTCTACTCCCGTGCCTGGGCCTGGTGCCCGTGGCCCCGGCCGAGAAGGGTCTGGAGTTCCCGCAGTACGACGGGAAAGACCGCGTTCTCGACATCAACGATAAGAACTACAAGAAGGCCTTAAAGCAGTACGACATGCTATGCTTGTTTTACCACGAGCCCCTGGCAGACAACAAGGAGCAGCAGAAACAACATCAGATGACGGAGCTGGTGCTGGAG ctCGTGGCTCAAGTCATGGAAGAGAAAGACATCGGCTTTGGAATGGTCGACTCCCAAAAAGATGCCAAGGTGTCGAAGAAACTAG GCCTGGAGGAGGAAGGCAGCGTGTACGTGTTCAAAGCCGATCGTGTGATTGAATTTGACGGCTGGCTCTCGGCCAACACCCTGGTGGAGTTCTTGCTGGAT CTATTGGAGGAGCCCGTGGAAGTGATAGACAACGCTCTGGAGCTGAGGGCTTTTGACAGGATGGAGGAGGACATCCGTGTCATTGGTTACTTCAAGGGCGAGGACTCAGAGC ATTACGACGCCTTCAAGGAAGCCGCTGAGCAGTTTCAACCCTACATCAAGTTCTTTGCCACCTTTGACAAATCT GTGGCCAAAGAGCTCACCCTGAAGTTGAACGAGGTTGACTTCTATGAGCCCTTCATGGAGGAGCCCGTCACCATCCCGGGAAAACCTCTCTCCGAGGATGATCTAGTCGACTTCATAAATGAGAACAGACG GCCAACTCTGAGAAAGCTGCGTGCAGAGGACATGTTTGAGACCTGG GAGGACGACATCGAGGGCATCCACATTGTGGCGtttgcagaggaggaggacccAG ATGGTTTCGAGTTCTTAGAGATCCTGAAAGAGGTGGCCCGGGACAACACACACGTTCAAGAGCTCAGCATTGTGTGGATTGACCCTGATGACTTTCCGCTG TTGATCCCCTACTGGGAGAAGACCTTCAAGGTGGATCTGTTCAGACCGCAGATTGGAGTCGTCAACGTTACAGAT GCCGACAGCGTGTGGTTGCTaatggaagaagaggaagatttGCCCACGGCTCAGGAGCTGGAAGACTGGATCGAAGACGTCCTCTCGGGAAAAGTCAACacagaagatgatgatgacgatgatgacgacgatgatgatgacgacgatgatgatgacgatgatgatgacgacgacgatgatgatgagtaA